The sequence GTTATTACTCTTACGATTCCCCCTCTGCGCGAACGACAGAACGACGTTCTTCTGCTGGCGGAATATTTCTTGAGAAAGAAATCGCCCGTCAGATCGATCAAAAAATTATCCGACAACGCGCGGAAAGCGCTCCTCCGGTATAATTTTCCGGGCAACGTGCGCGAACTCGAACATATGATCGAAAGAGCAATCATCTTTTCGGAAGGCAACGTTATCGAGCCGAAGGATTTGAACATACCGAAAGACGATTTCGACTTCAGTAAATTTTCGGAAGACGACGGCGACTTTCCTACGCTCGAAGAACTCGAAAAAATCCATATCAAAAAAGCGTTGGACAAATTCCAGTGGAACCGGGAAAATACCGCCCGGGCGCTCGGAATAAGCCAGAAAACGCTCTACTCGAAGATTATCAAGTACAAACTGAAATAAAATGGCTAATCAAAATTTATCGGCGGCGCGCCTTTCGCACGACCTGAATAATATTATCACACGCATTTTGAACAGCCTCGAAGCGCTTAAAAAGAAAGTAGCCAATTACGACGAAGTGGCGCCGATAATTAACAGTATCGAGAACAGCGCGTTTATGGCCGCCGAAATAATGGAAGACATTCAAGCCGAATCGAAAGGGAAACCGCATCGCAAAAAGAAAATCGACGTCAATAAATTAATCGAAGTCCTTGTTTCAACCGTAAGCCTCAGCCTTAAAAACAAAATAAAATTCAATCTCAAACTTCAGCCCGATCTCTATCCCCTGGAAGGGCGTTATTCCGATTTCTACAGAATTTTGCTGAACCTGATCGTAAATGCGGTCGAAGCAATCGGCAATCGGGGCGCCGTTACCATTGCCACTTCGAATATCGGAATGACAGACCGCGCGGGTTCGTCCGATTTGTTCGACACGCAGCCTTATGTGCAAATCAAAATATCGGACAACGGCGCGGGCATTGATCCCGAAATAATTCCTTTTATTTTCGACGAGAATTTTTCGACCAAGTCGAAAGTCAAAAACAGGGGCTTCGGCTTGGCAATCGTCAAGCAAATAGTGGATAATTACGAAGGCACAATCAAAGTGTCGAGCGAGAAAGGGAAAGGAAGCGAATTTTTGATTGCATTTCCTTCCTCCGGTCATTCGAAAACAAAAACTTCAGCGAAAGAAAAGCATATACTGCTTGTCGAAGACGAGGACGTTCTACTGGAATTGTTGAGCGAGCTGCTCGAGTCGTACGGTTATAAAATAACCGCCGCTTCGGACGGCAAGGGTTTGTTCAAGAAATACGATCCCAACAATCCGCCCGACCTTCTGATAATCGATCAGAAACTGCCCGATATCGACGGCGTCGAATGCGTAAGAAAATTAAGAACGATGAACAAAACCGTTCCGGTCATTCTTGCCTCCGGCTCTCAAACGGATTACAGCGCGGATCTGGACATTAACGAAATCATCAACAAAACGATTCACAAGCCTTATAACTTCGAGGAAATCCTTTCAATGGTAAGAGAGTTAATCGGTTAGTTTTCCGTCCCGCCCGATTCGAGGTCGATAATATTCAGATCGTTTACGTAAGGCGTTATGACGGGTTTTTTAATCGAACCGAGTTTTTCGAGAACAGCGATTATATCCCGCGCGGCGTTTTCTATAAATTCAATCCTTTTAAGAACCGCTTCCCTCGAAAAATTTTCTTTCGACATCTCGCGCCTTATGGCGGCGGTGGAAAGATTAATCAACGTCAGCGGCTGTTTGATTTCGTGATTTGCCGTAACAACCGTAGCCGCGTAAGTTTTGATTTTTTCGATTTCGATAAGGAACTTGTTGGTTTCGCTGAAACGGAGCGCCGATTTTATACGCGCCACAAGTTCGGTGCGGTTGAACGGCTTTTTGATATAATCGAACGCTCCCGCCTGCAAACCTTCTTTAAGGTTCTCCGCTTCGGTAAGCGCGGTCAATAAAATTATGGGTATCTGTTTCGTCTCTTCGTTGTTCGTAAGAGTTTTGCAAACCTCGTAGCCCGAAATTCCCGGCATCATAATATCGAGCAGAATCAAATCGGGCTTTTCTTCGATCGCCTTCTTTATGCCCATATTTCCGTCGTAAGCTTTTATTACTTCGAAACCTTCCTGTTCGAGCCTGTCCTGTAGCAGAAACACATTATCGGGATAATCGTCGATTACAAGAATCTTTTTCATTTGACGCTCTTGCTTTGAAGTATGGTTTTCATTTTAGCCGAAAGCAGCGAAAATTCGACCGGTTTTGTAATCAGGTCGTCGAAGCCGTTTTTTTCGATTACTTCTTTGTTTTCGAGCATGGCGTAGGCGGTAAGAGCAATCACGGGAATCGAAGCCGTTCTGCTCTCGGCTCTGATCTTTTTAATCGTTTCGAAACCGTCCATCATCGGCATCATTATATCGAGGAAAATCAAATCGGGTTCCACATGATTCAGCGTTAAAAGGCATTCCATTCCGTTGTGAGCGAAGATGGCGTTGCATCCGAGCTGCTTGACGAATTCCCCGATTGTAAAAAGCGCGTCCTGATCGTCGTCTACGATCAATACCGTCGGTTTGATTTCTTTAACCGGAATTTGATCGACCGCTTTTTCGGCGTCATCCGTTTCGATCAGTTTTTCCTTGAGCTGTTCGTTGTCGATTTTAATTCTGTCGCGGATTACTTTGAGAATATCGAGAGGATGATTTTTTTCTCTGAGAGCGACCGAATTCATTACGCGCGACAATTCGCCCGGATTCAGCTTTTCAAGATCCTCGGGAAGCACGAATACGATAATCGTATTGCGCGTAAAGACGCTTTGCCGAATCATTGCAGCGAACAATATTGCGTCTGTAACGAAAGATTCTACGTCGATAAAAAATATCTGCGTAGAATTAAAATCGAGAGCGCCCATTGCCGCCTCGAGGTTCGATTTGTATTCGATTTCCGGAAAGCCTTCGTTTTTCAATTTGTCGAATACTTCTTTCTTTTTATCCACCCAGAAAAGAGCGTCGTTTTTTTTGCCGAGATAATTTTCAATTTCCAGGGTCAATTTTTTCAGCGACGCAGCCGATACCGGTTTAACCGTAAAATCGAATATATTGGGTATCCAGCCTACTTTTTGGTCTTCCAGCACGGTAAGGATTATAGCGGGAATGTTTCGGTATTCGCCCGTCTTCAATGTGAAAAGCGCTTCCCATTCTTTGCCGCGGTCGTCGATATTGCCGATTATAAACAGGTCGGGCCGGCGCTCCGTCTTCAGTTCGGACAAATTCCCGGTATTGATATCATTCACGTCGTAATCATACGACGTAAGATAATCCGCAATTAATTTATATGTGTTTTTATTGGCGGTTATTATTGCGGCGCATTTTTTACGGATTTCTTCCCCCTGTTTAACGGGCTCGGCTTCCGATTCTATTATGTCGATTATTACGTCCTTAAGAACAAAGGAAAAACGCGATCCTTCGCCGGTTTTCGATTCGAGTTCAATTTCCGAATCCATCAATTCCAGAAAATGTTTTGCGATCGAGAGACCGAGACCGGCTCCGCCGTATTTTCGCGATGCGCCGGTATCGATTCTGCCGAATTCTTCGAATATCCTTCCCCTGTTTTCTTCCGAAATGCCTATGCCCGTATCTTCCACTTCAAAATAGAGCGAGGCTTCGTCGCTCTGTTCCACTTTCAGTTTGACATATCCCTTTTCGGTAAATTTAAATGCATTGACCAATAAATTGGAAAGGATCTGTTCGAGTTTCGAACGGTCCGTCTCTACAATAAAATCGACGTTTTCAGGAAAGTCAACAATAAATTTGAGATTTTTTTCGTCCGCTATTTGTTCGACCTCGATAAGGATATCGTCTATTAATTCCGACAATAAAAATCTCTCTTTGTTCAATTCCAGTTTGCCGGCGTCAACTTTCGAAAAATCGAGGATGTTATTAATCAGTCTCAAAAGTTTTCTGCCGTTTCTCAAAATCACTTTTAATTTTTTGCCGCTCTTTTCCGAATGAATTTCCTTTAACATCAATTCCGTCAGTCCGAGTATCGATATCAGCGGCGTTCTCAATTCGTGGGACATGTTGGCAAGAAAGCGCGATTTGATGTCGGAAAGTTCGACGGCTTTTTTTCTTTCCTTTTCCAGTTCTTCGGCTTTTTGCTTTAATTCCAGATGAAGCTGTTTCAATTCTTTGTTTTGCGATTGATATTCTTCGTTAAGGCGTCTCAACTCGCCGACAATATTTTCGAGCTGTTGTAAAGAACGCGCGTTTACCAGTCCGATTGCAAGCTGTTCCTGAATATTATTCAGATAAATTTTAATGTCTTTTTCCGGCAATTTTTCCGACGCCAGTTCCAATACGGCAACTGTCTTATCGTTATAAATTATCGGGTATAAGAGCAGATAACGAATTTTGATGGCGCTAAGTCCGGTTTTTATTTCGGGATGATTTTCATCGAACGTAAGTTCAACGGTTTCGCCTTTCTCAATTGTTTGTTTGAGATAAGCGGCGGGCTTTTCGATCGAATCCTTGTCGATTCCGTAAGAGGCGCCGACGACCAATTTGTTTTTATCGACTATATGTATTACTCCGAAACCGATTTGAGTCGTTTTGATAATTTTATTCAACGCTGCGTCGCATATTTCATCGAGCGTGGGATTCCTGTTTATCAGTTTAATAAATTCGGTGTATTCCCTCTCGGCGTTTTCTTTTTCGTTTATCACGTCGAGCATTTTATTGAAGGCCTCACCGAGTTTTCCGATTTCGTCTTTAGTAATAATGCGCGCTCTGTGATTTAAATCCCCTCGCGCCGTAATCTCGGCGGCTTCGTCGAGTATCGATATTTGCTTTCTGAATTTATAAGTAAAAATAAGAACGATAATGAACGTGAAGGCGCCGCCCGATACGACAATCAGAATCACAACGTTCTTTAGCGTATTTCTGAAATTCACTCCTTCTTCGAAAGTGTCGAATGTAAGAAATGAAAATTTTCCGGAAGGAGTAATAATTTGTCTGGGAGCGTAAATAGAAGCGCTGAAATCGATCTCGTCCGATTCTTCGCTGAATATATCGTAGTTGTTTTTGTATTTGAGAATTTCGACGGCTTTGTCGAGATAGCTCATAATATTCTTGTTCTTCGAGGAATTCGACACTTCCATAACTCTATTATTGACCACCAGCGCCACTTCCGACCGGATTTTTTCGCTTATTTTATTGAGGAAGTCCGAATCGATTACCATTCCGTAATAATAAATCTTATTATCAGGGGCGTTCCAATAACCAAGGACAATTCCCGGATTGTTATTTATAAATTCTTTGAAATCCAGGCGGCTCAAATTCAAGCCGGCATTTTTCTTAACTTTGAGCGATTGCAGATCGATTACGGAATTATCTCTCAAGGTAAATATGAAGTCGAGGTCGAGCGAGTCGATATTATACGAATTACCGTTGCCTGCAATTCGTTTTACGTCGTATTCGTTTTGCTGTAAATAATTCTCGAACAGGAATGCGAGATCGTTGGTTGAATTCAGAATAAGCTGCGATTTAAAGCGCGTAAAAAGCCTGTCTGTCAGCGAGTAATAAATAGTTGAAGTAGCGGCAATAGTAATAAGCGCTATTACAAGCGATATTAATATCAGCTTGGCATTTAGTTTCATCTTTTCCCGACATAATTAATGTGTCGCCGTATTATTTATCTTTGTTCTCTTTATCTCTTTGGGATTCCTGCATATACTGCCGCATTTCTTCGGCGTTCTTTTTCATTTGCTCTTTCAAAACGCCTTTGCCTTTTTTGTCGGCTATTCTGTCTTTAAGCGACGGCAATATATCGGCTTTAATGAGCATGATAATTTCTTTAGTGGCTATTGATTTCTGGTCGTATCCGAAAATATATCTCAGTCCCAAGACCCACCAGGGCAGATCTTTCAAAATCGGCACTCCGCGCCTGTCGGAAGTTTCTTCGTTGACGTAGAGTCCTCCGATTGCGGTTTCTTCGCCGTCGAGCAGAAGGACGCTTGTTTCGGCGGTGGTCTTTCGTATTTCGGTTGTAATTGTTCCCGGGTTCGCCGAGCTTCTTTCGACTTTGAGTTTAAGATAAACATAGTCGATACCGTCTTCGGTATAAATATAAGGAGTAACTTCGATTATGGTGCCGGTTGAATAGAATCGGTCGATTATATTTCCGGCAAAGTCGCGCTCTTTAATCGATATATCCGAGCCGACCTGGGTTCTGCCCTTAACTCCGTTGACCGTGCTTACCGTCGGGCGCGAAATAATTTTTCCGAGATTTTCGGTTTCGAAGAAACGGAATAATGCTGTAGCGTCGCCATCGAATTCTCCCATTGTAAATTGAGAGCTCGTTTCCACGCCGAATTCGGGCGGTTGTTGCTGCACCTGATTTGTCG comes from Melioribacter roseus P3M-2 and encodes:
- a CDS encoding ATP-binding protein; the protein is MKLNAKLILISLVIALITIAATSTIYYSLTDRLFTRFKSQLILNSTNDLAFLFENYLQQNEYDVKRIAGNGNSYNIDSLDLDFIFTLRDNSVIDLQSLKVKKNAGLNLSRLDFKEFINNNPGIVLGYWNAPDNKIYYYGMVIDSDFLNKISEKIRSEVALVVNNRVMEVSNSSKNKNIMSYLDKAVEILKYKNNYDIFSEESDEIDFSASIYAPRQIITPSGKFSFLTFDTFEEGVNFRNTLKNVVILIVVSGGAFTFIIVLIFTYKFRKQISILDEAAEITARGDLNHRARIITKDEIGKLGEAFNKMLDVINEKENAEREYTEFIKLINRNPTLDEICDAALNKIIKTTQIGFGVIHIVDKNKLVVGASYGIDKDSIEKPAAYLKQTIEKGETVELTFDENHPEIKTGLSAIKIRYLLLYPIIYNDKTVAVLELASEKLPEKDIKIYLNNIQEQLAIGLVNARSLQQLENIVGELRRLNEEYQSQNKELKQLHLELKQKAEELEKERKKAVELSDIKSRFLANMSHELRTPLISILGLTELMLKEIHSEKSGKKLKVILRNGRKLLRLINNILDFSKVDAGKLELNKERFLLSELIDDILIEVEQIADEKNLKFIVDFPENVDFIVETDRSKLEQILSNLLVNAFKFTEKGYVKLKVEQSDEASLYFEVEDTGIGISEENRGRIFEEFGRIDTGASRKYGGAGLGLSIAKHFLELMDSEIELESKTGEGSRFSFVLKDVIIDIIESEAEPVKQGEEIRKKCAAIITANKNTYKLIADYLTSYDYDVNDINTGNLSELKTERRPDLFIIGNIDDRGKEWEALFTLKTGEYRNIPAIILTVLEDQKVGWIPNIFDFTVKPVSAASLKKLTLEIENYLGKKNDALFWVDKKKEVFDKLKNEGFPEIEYKSNLEAAMGALDFNSTQIFFIDVESFVTDAILFAAMIRQSVFTRNTIIVFVLPEDLEKLNPGELSRVMNSVALREKNHPLDILKVIRDRIKIDNEQLKEKLIETDDAEKAVDQIPVKEIKPTVLIVDDDQDALFTIGEFVKQLGCNAIFAHNGMECLLTLNHVEPDLIFLDIMMPMMDGFETIKKIRAESRTASIPVIALTAYAMLENKEVIEKNGFDDLITKPVEFSLLSAKMKTILQSKSVK
- a CDS encoding response regulator transcription factor; the protein is MKKILVIDDYPDNVFLLQDRLEQEGFEVIKAYDGNMGIKKAIEEKPDLILLDIMMPGISGYEVCKTLTNNEETKQIPIILLTALTEAENLKEGLQAGAFDYIKKPFNRTELVARIKSALRFSETNKFLIEIEKIKTYAATVVTANHEIKQPLTLINLSTAAIRREMSKENFSREAVLKRIEFIENAARDIIAVLEKLGSIKKPVITPYVNDLNIIDLESGGTEN
- a CDS encoding hybrid sensor histidine kinase/response regulator, with protein sequence MANQNLSAARLSHDLNNIITRILNSLEALKKKVANYDEVAPIINSIENSAFMAAEIMEDIQAESKGKPHRKKKIDVNKLIEVLVSTVSLSLKNKIKFNLKLQPDLYPLEGRYSDFYRILLNLIVNAVEAIGNRGAVTIATSNIGMTDRAGSSDLFDTQPYVQIKISDNGAGIDPEIIPFIFDENFSTKSKVKNRGFGLAIVKQIVDNYEGTIKVSSEKGKGSEFLIAFPSSGHSKTKTSAKEKHILLVEDEDVLLELLSELLESYGYKITAASDGKGLFKKYDPNNPPDLLIIDQKLPDIDGVECVRKLRTMNKTVPVILASGSQTDYSADLDINEIINKTIHKPYNFEEILSMVRELIG
- a CDS encoding type II secretion system protein GspD, which encodes MKNIQYKKALLIIVQYNNLMYEETESTIIVKRKDDSKAELSKEIYAPVDEREVKISALLFEGNVAEMRERGINWEFLLSRSGLSIGSKLVTLQEEQQQTSTTNQVQQQPPEFGVETSSQFTMGEFDGDATALFRFFETENLGKIISRPTVSTVNGVKGRTQVGSDISIKERDFAGNIIDRFYSTGTIIEVTPYIYTEDGIDYVYLKLKVERSSANPGTITTEIRKTTAETSVLLLDGEETAIGGLYVNEETSDRRGVPILKDLPWWVLGLRYIFGYDQKSIATKEIIMLIKADILPSLKDRIADKKGKGVLKEQMKKNAEEMRQYMQESQRDKENKDK